CTGGTGGTAGAGCGTGCCCGGTCGGACCTTGACGTTCCGGTCCTCACGACGCTGCAGCATCGTCTGGAACATCTCGTAAGGGTGCATCGGCGCCTCGGCCAGCAGGCCGAGTGCCGCGAACGCCAGGGGCGTCAGGTCGGGCACGGGTCCTCCGGGTGTTCGATGCCGATTGTTCGAAGTGGAACATACGCCTTCGAACAACCATCCACAACTGCTCCGGCGGGTCGTGGGCGGCACCTAGACTGTTCTCGTCCCCACCCGACCCCTGTGCTGGAGTGAACACGTGCCAACGATCGTCGTCGAGGTCATGCCGAAGGCCGAGATCCTCGACCCCCAGGGCAAGGCGGTGGGCAACGCCCTCGCCCGCCTCGGCAAGAACGACCTGACCAACGTCCGCATCGGCAAGCGATTCGAGGTGTCAGTCGACGGCCCCGTCGACGACGCGAAGCTCGCCGAGGTCCGCGAGATCGCGGTCGACGTCTTCTCGAACGCAGTCATCGAGGACGTCGTCTCCGTGACCGTCGTCGACGACGACACCGAGACCGGCTCCGCCGCGTGACGATGCGCATCGGCGTCATCACGTTCCCCGGTTCGCTCGACGACCGGGACGCCCAGCGGGCCGTCCGCCTCGCCGGCGCCGAACCCGTCGCGCTGTGGCACGGCGACCACGACCTGCAGGGCGTCGACGCGATCGTGCTTCCCGGCGGGTTCTCGTACGGCGACTACCTGCGCGCCGGAGCCATCGCCGCCAAGGCCCCGATCAT
The sequence above is drawn from the Curtobacterium sp. L6-1 genome and encodes:
- the purS gene encoding phosphoribosylformylglycinamidine synthase subunit PurS, which translates into the protein MPTIVVEVMPKAEILDPQGKAVGNALARLGKNDLTNVRIGKRFEVSVDGPVDDAKLAEVREIAVDVFSNAVIEDVVSVTVVDDDTETGSAA